A stretch of DNA from Spirosoma endbachense:
AGACAGCCTACTTTGCCGCAGCTACATAGTTCACCGTCTGTTTTCATCTGGATGTGGCCCAGTTCTCCGGCAAATCCCGCCGATCCTTGCAAAATCTCACCGTTGGTAATAACACCTAACCCAATACCCCAGTCAATATTGACGGACAATACGTGTTTTTTACCCTGTGCCAGACCAAACCGGTGCTCCCCAAAAATGGTCGCCTTTGTGTCGTTGATCAGGTAAACCGGAGCATTGAATATCGTTTGCAGGAGCTGGTCCAGAGGCTGATCAGGACTGTTTATACTTGGATAGGTATGGTTAACCGCTTCCCAGGGATTTACCAAACCGGGCAAGACAGCCCCCACGCCAATCACCTGGAGTTTGTCGGTTTTGATTCGCTGGGCTAGTTGTTCCAGCGGTTCCGCCAGTATTTTTAGCAAGGCAGGGGATTTATCCAGACGTAAATCTACCTCCAGACGATGCACGACCTGGTTGGCCAGATTAAAAACCAGCAGTTTCGTATCATGAATATTAATGTCGACAACCACGGTCACAAATTGAGTGGTATCGAGCGCAAACAGCGACGGTTTTCGCCCATACTGGGCCGCTCCGGTGCCAATTCCCTGTACCCAATGGGCCAGACTTAATTCATCGATCAGCGATGTGGTCGATGGAATACTGGTATGTAACCGATTAGCCAGCTGCGAAATAGTACGCGACTCAGAACGATATAATTCTGTGATAATCTGGCGTTTCAGCTTATTTTTTTTCGCATCTATGACGGAAAAGAAGACATTATCCTGCATATATAGATAGCGCAATAAGTCATTTTACCGACCCTGCACTTGCCGGTTTTATTGGAATTTACGAAATCTTCTCCGCAAGCAGTTTGCAAACGATTCTTTCGAAGAACATTTCTCTTAAACTATAAACACTACAAGGTAGGCTCAATACCCTTCTTTTCTACTATTCTTCTACCAAATATTCGTTTTTTTTCTAAAGGGTTTTAGCCTATATCCTATTTTATTGTTCCCCAAAAAATACACTTGATATCGGTATAGTACCTTATTTTGCGTTTACCGCTTGTTCGTACAATGTTCTTTTAACTTAAATGCATGAAAAATCAAATTCGCGTTCTTTCGCTTATCATCCTTATATTCTTCTTCATCAACTACCCGTATCAGGCATCAGCGCAGTCAGCACCGACCTCCCCTTACGTCATTATTGGCTACATTAGTGGAAATGGCTGGACAAAGAACCAGATTGAAGCTCGGAAACTT
This window harbors:
- a CDS encoding ROK family transcriptional regulator, yielding MQDNVFFSVIDAKKNKLKRQIITELYRSESRTISQLANRLHTSIPSTTSLIDELSLAHWVQGIGTGAAQYGRKPSLFALDTTQFVTVVVDINIHDTKLLVFNLANQVVHRLEVDLRLDKSPALLKILAEPLEQLAQRIKTDKLQVIGVGAVLPGLVNPWEAVNHTYPSINSPDQPLDQLLQTIFNAPVYLINDTKATIFGEHRFGLAQGKKHVLSVNIDWGIGLGVITNGEILQGSAGFAGELGHIQMKTDGELCSCGKVGCLETLASASSLIRRAKEGLEEGRVSLLSEMDTNTIDIESIIAKANAGDAFSIDLLSDVGSALGKALSTAVHLFNPELIIVNGVLAKAEKSITRPIEQAIDKYCLPNYRDNLSIELSKLGEMAKFYGTQAYVVQNLLQQELIP